A portion of the Lolium rigidum isolate FL_2022 chromosome 1, APGP_CSIRO_Lrig_0.1, whole genome shotgun sequence genome contains these proteins:
- the LOC124662939 gene encoding putative F-box/kelch-repeat protein At1g12870 produces MGMMLSRLRCSSQPTPPCSAVASVSLPPDAIFDILSWLPLKSLCRFRCVSREWRALISDPAFIAAHKARSEPLIATKSFSEPTTLRLTDMDGNVAKLINTRDHIYKFVCTSSDNIICAAGYFFQQATVINIATGEIFVTSIKGTFMGFGRATPSGVYKMVCIHPRSSSILTIGDGAGWRQKQFPPPKGISYHSSPIAVNGMLYFASQLHGDSVLCFDLESEEWKRGIKGPPGVEPKPCHITLGELNSTLCMMQPEVDNGFTTIWLLTNADKGTWFKLYTIPLDPSTYDRMIPLRMLLDGGKLLFYVTYDSMKLPMLQIFDPQHRTCSDAPKILAGSRTKTG; encoded by the coding sequence ATGGGGATGATGCTATCGCGCTTGCGGTGTTCTTCCCAGCCCACGCCACCATGCAGCGCCGTCGCTTCTGTCTCGCTGCCACCCGACGCCATCTTTGACATCCTCTCATGGCTGCCGTTGAAGTCCCTGTGCCGCTTCCGTTGCGTGTCCAGGGAGTGGCGCGCCCTCATCTCCGACCCAGCCTTCATCGCAGCGCACAAGGCTCGCTCCGAGCCTCTCATCGCTACCAAATCTTTCAGCGAGCCAACGACTCTACGGCTCACTGACATGGACGGCAATGTTGCGAAGCTGATCAATACCAGGGACCATATCTACAAATTTGTCTGCACAAGCTCAGATAACATCATATGTGCCGCCGGCTATTTCTTCCAACAAGCGACAGTGATTAACATTGCAACAGGAGAGATATTTGTGACCAGCATTAAAGGTACCTTTATGGGATTCGGCCGTGCTACCCCATCCGGTGTCTACAAGATGGTTTGCATCCATCCCCGCTCCTCTAGCATCCTCACCATTGGAGATGGCGCGGGGTGGAGGCAAAAGCAATTCCCACCACCCAAGGGCATCTCTTATCATAGCAGCCCTATCGCGGTCAACGGTATGTTATACTTCGCATCACAATTACATGGGGATAGTGTACTCTGCTTTGACCTTGAGAGCGAGGAGTGGAAAAGGGGGATTAAAGGCCCACCCGGTGTAGAACCTAAGCCGTGTCACATCACTTTGGGCGAGCTAAACAGCACCCTATGTATGATGCAACCAGAGGTCGACAATGGATTCACAACTATATGGCTCCTAACTAATGCCGACAAGGGCACATGGTTCAAGCTGTACACGATCCCCTTGGACCCATCTACATACGATCGTATGATACCTTTGAGGATGTTACTTGATGGTGGGAAACTGCTCTTCTACGTCACATATGATTCCATGAAATTACCGATGCTGCAAATCTTCGACCCACAACATAGGACATGCTCGGACGCACCCAAGATTCTAGCAG